DNA from Desulfobacterales bacterium:
CAAAAATCACCGAGGTGTCCGTCCGTTCAGGTGTGGTGGGCGTATGGGACAAAAAAGTTTCCGAGTTGATTCATGCCAGTATCGCGCAAAGGTTGCCCTAACAAACTCATTCGTGAAACCGAACGGACGATCAAAGCATATGGAATGTTTCAGCCCGGCGATTCTGTTCTGGTTGGGGTTTCCGGCGGGCCGGATTCAGTTGCACTGCTCTATGTGCTGAACATGCTCGCGTCCCGGCTATCCCTGGGACTGGGAGTCGCACACCTGAACCATTGTTTGCGTAAAAAAGCGTCAGATCAAGATGCCGCCTTTGTCGAATCCCTCGCAAAAAAATTAGACCTTCCCTGTTATATCCAGAAAACGGATATACGGGCCTATCAGCACCGGCACAAGCTTTCCCTTGAAGAGGCGGCCCGCCAGGTTCGTTATACCTTTTATAAAAGCGTCGCAGGGGCGCACCGGTTTGGCAAGGTCGCCCTGGGGCATCATTCGGATGATAACGCCGAACTGGTATTAATGTATCTGTTTCGCGGGAGCGGGGCCCTGGGCCTTGGGGGGATTCCGCCCGTGCGCGATGCGGCGATTGTTCGGCCGTTTATCGAAGTGGGGCGGTCTGAAATAATGGAATTTTTAGATCAGAACGGTCTTGAATATGTTTGTGACCGATCCAATCAGGATGTGCGGTTTTTGCGCAACCGGGTGCGCCAGGAGCTGATCCCGCTCTTAAAAAAAGAGTATAATCCAAAGATTGTGGATTCCCTGAACAGGGTTTCGGCCATTTTAAGATCGGAAGACGAATGGCTGGAAGCACTGGTGGCACCCCTTTACGACCAGGTCATAGCTGCTGCGCAAGAACATAAAATAACCCTTTCGGCTCTAAAGTTGGGCCGCCTGCCGTCAGCTGCCGTCAGACGGATCGTCCGGCGGGCGATAGCTGCCATCAAGGGAGATTTGCGCCGAATCAGCTTCAGGCACATCCATGC
Protein-coding regions in this window:
- the tilS gene encoding tRNA lysidine(34) synthetase TilS, with protein sequence MPVSRKGCPNKLIRETERTIKAYGMFQPGDSVLVGVSGGPDSVALLYVLNMLASRLSLGLGVAHLNHCLRKKASDQDAAFVESLAKKLDLPCYIQKTDIRAYQHRHKLSLEEAARQVRYTFYKSVAGAHRFGKVALGHHSDDNAELVLMYLFRGSGALGLGGIPPVRDAAIVRPFIEVGRSEIMEFLDQNGLEYVCDRSNQDVRFLRNRVRQELIPLLKKEYNPKIVDSLNRVSAILRSEDEWLEALVAPLYDQVIAAAQEHKITLSALKLGRLPSAAVRRIVRRAIAAIKGDLRRISFRHIHAIRQLTASGPEMKRLDLPDRICVRREGEHLVFSKEAMPLRQLGGSSGAAQSISRAPDYSYEVREPGILLIREIDCCLTFEAVDKKRLKNFRQAGHSTAFLDMDRLHFPLKVRNYRSGDCFTPLGMTGTQKINKYFIDNKVPRAERRRCPLLLSAGKIIWVAGHRIAESVKILPTTQSALKVEQVLA